From the genome of Deinococcus ruber, one region includes:
- a CDS encoding 3'-5' exonuclease, with product MFSGRTYFKGMTFNDPHRLQFDLETTSLTPQTGRIFMIAVRDNRGFERILEARRALEEPRMIEQLLEIIQDRNPDILENHNIHAFDLPYLLGRAEAHDLTLNFSRPGGPPGLWQVQDGRSSAHWACAGREIVDTIDAVRRMDLPSAGLKAVSKLFGIAPEGRVYLEGDQIAATYATQPALVRKYALQDVEEVDALAKRVLSPSFALAQMTPRPYHRLPYAGPAMGILEPMLVRAYLHAGQALPGPQPGAAEPHQGGGLRLYAEGVLPRVVKADVASMYPSVIRVERIQPACDPLGVFLHLMDHLTLLRLHHKAAAKRGDPGEHDAMQSAMKLIVNAGYGYLGAGRMALFGDRDAADRVTRRGREVLTQVTSALQQRGVTLVEADTDGVYFSVPDGWSAEDERRVISEVDALLPESVSLEFDGRARAMLSHEIKNYALLRYDGTLELRGAAFQSSRSEAYGQAFLKRALTCLLQDDLSGVRQAYLETLDALQRGQFRNADVAMRVKLNKSPEQYAQTSGTRQEAVYDALQRAGITWQVGDRVLRLYQQLGQGLTPLADPDGQDYDAGYYRATLLSAYASRLRKGLSPDAFRQVFSQAQPGLFDAPIDTLHPVWTPC from the coding sequence ATGTTCTCCGGACGCACGTATTTCAAAGGCATGACCTTCAATGACCCGCACCGCCTGCAGTTCGATCTGGAGACCACCAGCCTGACCCCCCAGACCGGGCGCATCTTCATGATCGCGGTGCGCGACAACCGGGGCTTCGAGCGCATCCTGGAAGCTCGGCGGGCACTGGAAGAACCCCGGATGATCGAGCAGCTGCTGGAGATCATCCAGGACCGCAATCCAGACATCCTGGAGAACCACAACATCCACGCCTTCGATCTGCCGTATCTGCTGGGCCGGGCCGAGGCGCATGACTTGACGCTGAATTTCAGCCGCCCGGGTGGGCCACCGGGCCTGTGGCAGGTGCAGGATGGCCGCAGTTCAGCGCACTGGGCCTGTGCAGGCCGGGAAATCGTGGACACCATCGACGCTGTTCGCCGCATGGATCTCCCCAGCGCCGGGTTGAAAGCCGTCTCGAAGCTGTTCGGCATCGCGCCAGAAGGCCGGGTGTATCTGGAAGGCGATCAGATCGCCGCCACGTATGCCACCCAGCCAGCGCTGGTGCGGAAATACGCGCTGCAGGACGTCGAGGAGGTCGACGCGCTGGCAAAACGGGTTTTGTCCCCATCGTTCGCCCTGGCACAGATGACGCCCCGTCCCTACCATCGCCTGCCGTACGCCGGTCCAGCCATGGGCATTCTCGAACCGATGCTCGTTCGTGCGTACCTGCACGCGGGCCAGGCCCTCCCAGGGCCGCAGCCTGGAGCGGCGGAACCGCACCAGGGCGGCGGGCTGCGATTGTATGCTGAGGGCGTCCTGCCACGGGTCGTGAAAGCCGATGTCGCCAGCATGTACCCCAGCGTGATCCGCGTCGAGCGCATCCAGCCGGCCTGTGATCCGCTCGGCGTCTTCCTCCACCTGATGGACCACCTGACCCTGCTCAGGCTCCACCATAAGGCCGCCGCGAAAAGGGGAGATCCCGGGGAACACGACGCCATGCAGAGCGCCATGAAGCTGATCGTCAACGCAGGCTACGGTTACTTAGGGGCTGGACGAATGGCCCTCTTCGGCGACCGGGACGCCGCGGACCGCGTGACTCGGCGGGGCCGCGAGGTCCTGACCCAGGTCACCTCGGCACTTCAGCAGCGCGGCGTCACACTCGTCGAGGCCGATACCGACGGGGTGTACTTCAGTGTCCCTGACGGGTGGTCCGCGGAAGATGAGCGGCGCGTCATCTCCGAAGTGGACGCCCTGCTGCCAGAAAGCGTGTCGCTGGAATTCGATGGCCGTGCCAGAGCGATGCTCAGCCATGAGATCAAGAACTACGCCCTGCTGCGGTATGACGGCACGCTGGAACTGCGCGGCGCGGCCTTCCAGTCGAGCCGCAGCGAAGCCTACGGTCAGGCCTTCCTGAAGCGGGCACTGACGTGCTTGCTGCAGGATGATCTCTCCGGCGTGCGTCAGGCCTACCTGGAGACGCTGGACGCACTGCAGCGAGGACAGTTCCGCAATGCGGACGTGGCGATGCGCGTCAAGCTCAACAAGTCACCGGAACAGTACGCCCAGACCAGCGGGACACGTCAGGAAGCGGTGTACGACGCGCTCCAGCGGGCCGGAATCACTTGGCAGGTGGGCGACCGGGTCCTCCGGCTGTACCAGCAGCTGGGGCAGGGTCTCACGCCGCTGGCTGATCCAGACGGGCAGGATTATGACGCGGGATATTACCGCGCCACGTTGCTGAGCGCGTATGCGTCCCGCCTGCGCAAAGGCCTGTCCCCGGACGCCTTCCGGCAGGTCTTCTCGCAGGCACAGCCAGGGCTCTTCGATGCACCC